The following DNA comes from Methanosarcina vacuolata Z-761.
CTTCATGCATTTTTCATATTGAGTCGTCAGAACAGTCTTCAAGAGGTTCAGTATTCCTGGAGGAGAGTTACTTTTCTTTCCCGACTACAGTCTCTCTACAACTGTCTACTTCGAAACATTAGTAAGTCTTCTAAGACGCTGCAATGTTATTGTTCCACTTTAAGAGGCCCTTTGACATATAAAATAACTTTATTAATAGTATATAAAAGTATATGTAACCTGTGAATATATAAAAAACAATCATTCTGGAAAGGTGGAGGCTACTTCAAAAATATCTATAGAACAATCATTTCCAAAAAAGATAAAAATAAAAATAAAGACATCAAATAAGGTAAAATGAATAAAATAAGGTGAATGAATAAAATAAGGTGAAATGAATAAAACCTGACTTCCGCTTTTTTAAGCGCATAAATTCAATTTTTCCATAATTTCTTTTTGCTTTCTTGTGAGTTCTGTAACTATTACCTCTCCATTTTGCAGTTCTACTTTTCTGATCTTCTCAAGCTCTAAAAGTAAACTCTCTACTGTATAATCCTCAATAATTTTTGTTTCCTTCATCATACTCAGTAGCTTCATTCTAATAATTAGTCCGATAAAGCAGACAAAAATGAATCCCTTTGTTGTTGAATCTTTGTTTGTGTTTAGTGGAAGCGACTGAATATCATTTTTCATTACTTTGAATCCTTTCTCAACAATATCTCTTTCTCTGTAGTAAGTGAGACATTCTACCCAATCACGTTCTCCATAATAAAAAAGGAAAAACTTTCCCATTCTGTTTATTCTCTGCGATACTGCATTTTTCTTGATATTGATTTTGAAATGGTCATCTATCTTTTTCCACGAATAGAAACTTGCCATTTCCCTTGCTCTCTCTTTGAACACCTCTGCCGCATTTCTCCATCCTGGTATTGCTGTTTCTTCCAGTTTTTCCTTCATATCATAAAGACGGGAGTAAAATGTGCTTTTTTCTTCCATTTCTCTCTTTGGATCATAGAAACAGTATCCATTGATCTTGAATTCCTTTTCCTCAAGAGTCACTGGCTTTACAAATATTGGTTTTTTGTGAAACTTATGAAGATATTCCGGACTTTCGATGTCTTTTTGTACTGAACTCATAAGCTCTTTGACACTTTTAAGTGCCATTGTAGCTGGCATAATAAAAGGAATCTTTTCCCTTACTAATTCCTCAATGTTTCCCTTGCTGAAAAAGCCTCTATCCATTACCAGTGTATAGTTTTCCATTCCATGAGCTTCTATCTTTTTTAGAGTATTTTTAAGAGTTGTAACGTCTACAATACTTCCAGGA
Coding sequences within:
- a CDS encoding IS1634 family transposase, encoding MKSILRIKKINGIEYWYEDIPYYDKEKKQIRHKSKYVGRNINGKPVRVRDALNSSDEIVQDETSFVSSKPVNAYNYGEFLPLQKIVEELKIEEYLGDLFNEKDRNMILSIALNRVIRPTAMYNLKTWYENSVLSLQWPELPLKSQNISNLLAKVGNSDIPSMFMGKMFRNLGTKRTLMYDLTSLSSYSQLINLLEYGYNRDNCDLPQINLSMIMDKEKGIPVMYDIYPGSIVDVTTLKNTLKKIEAHGMENYTLVMDRGFFSKGNIEELVREKIPFIMPATMALKSVKELMSSVQKDIESPEYLHKFHKKPIFVKPVTLEEKEFKINGYCFYDPKREMEEKSTFYSRLYDMKEKLEETAIPGWRNAAEVFKERAREMASFYSWKKIDDHFKINIKKNAVSQRINRMGKFFLFYYGERDWVECLTYYRERDIVEKGFKVMKNDIQSLPLNTNKDSTTKGFIFVCFIGLIIRMKLLSMMKETKIIEDYTVESLLLELEKIRKVELQNGEVIVTELTRKQKEIMEKLNLCA